One genomic window of Streptomyces diastaticus subsp. diastaticus includes the following:
- the cas8c gene encoding type I-C CRISPR-associated protein Cas8c/Csd1, translating to MLLQRLTEYGERIAGKLPAEFYREKQIHWVLDIGEDGQQGRLLRRKVSGRQRDQVVSKPVPYVQRSGTKVPPYLLVDTAEFALGIAKADKDGEVTDKAKDEAERRHEAYRELVLRWAGTSDEPSAAAAQRFFSAGPVTFSLPEGVDAKQVEAKDTVAVMAGTRWLHDLDSAQRLWAQEVRARKGGAEERSGLCLVCGEHRALLATIPEPVKKGAVPTTGGSNEGQLISINAPAQGRGGATQLVNTPVCHQCGGRSMAVLNHLLASDRHRRRFRDDGVLLWWTRHGQDDSALAMFFDDQPDPAEVERLLDSVHTRPAPTAGGGLDTDAFYALSLGLNNARLVVRDWIDIPLPAARRNLAAWYEDHGVWDGWEGRTRYVPLWQMALSCGRWLGERYAPKSAPHGLEPELLRSALHQIRPPARALPLLLQRVHADRRIDLPRLALLRLLLNRSHNPQDHLMPQLDKDSTDPAYRWGRLFAVLEAVQYEALPDINTTLRDKFFSAASTAPASTMPRLYRDARAHLKRLRRDKPAAAHALEARLDEIYEKVCDDLPGHLDDVQQGRFIIGYSHQRAEDRARRRAAKEAKEKAQREAKTADVPAQADAPQLSAS from the coding sequence GTGCTGCTGCAACGGCTGACGGAGTACGGGGAGCGGATCGCCGGCAAGCTGCCGGCGGAGTTCTACCGGGAGAAGCAGATCCACTGGGTGCTGGACATCGGCGAGGACGGCCAGCAGGGAAGGCTCCTGCGCCGCAAGGTGTCGGGCCGTCAGCGCGACCAGGTGGTGAGCAAGCCCGTCCCCTACGTGCAGCGTTCGGGGACGAAGGTGCCGCCCTACCTGCTGGTGGACACGGCCGAGTTCGCCCTCGGCATCGCGAAGGCGGACAAGGACGGCGAGGTCACGGACAAGGCGAAGGACGAGGCGGAACGCCGTCACGAGGCGTACCGGGAACTCGTCCTGCGCTGGGCCGGCACCTCGGACGAGCCCTCAGCCGCGGCCGCGCAGCGGTTCTTCTCGGCCGGGCCGGTGACGTTCTCCTTGCCGGAGGGCGTCGACGCCAAGCAGGTCGAGGCGAAGGACACGGTCGCGGTCATGGCCGGCACGCGCTGGCTGCACGACCTGGACTCGGCGCAGCGGCTGTGGGCCCAGGAGGTCCGCGCCCGCAAGGGAGGTGCCGAGGAGCGGTCCGGACTGTGCCTGGTGTGCGGCGAGCACCGTGCGCTGCTGGCGACGATCCCGGAGCCGGTCAAGAAGGGGGCCGTCCCGACAACGGGCGGCAGCAACGAGGGCCAGCTCATCAGCATCAACGCCCCCGCCCAGGGCCGCGGCGGCGCCACGCAGCTGGTGAACACCCCGGTGTGTCACCAGTGCGGCGGACGGTCCATGGCCGTCCTCAACCACCTGCTCGCCTCGGACCGGCACCGGCGCCGCTTCCGCGACGACGGCGTCCTGCTGTGGTGGACCCGCCACGGCCAGGACGACTCCGCGCTCGCCATGTTCTTCGACGACCAGCCCGACCCCGCCGAGGTCGAGCGCCTCCTCGACTCCGTCCACACCCGCCCCGCGCCCACCGCCGGCGGCGGGCTGGACACGGACGCCTTCTACGCGCTGTCCCTGGGCCTGAACAACGCCCGCCTGGTCGTACGGGACTGGATCGACATCCCCCTGCCGGCCGCCCGCCGGAACCTGGCGGCCTGGTACGAGGACCACGGCGTCTGGGACGGCTGGGAGGGCCGGACCCGCTACGTCCCGCTGTGGCAGATGGCCCTGTCCTGCGGCCGCTGGCTCGGCGAGCGCTACGCACCTAAAAGCGCGCCCCACGGCCTGGAGCCGGAGCTGCTCCGCAGCGCCCTGCACCAGATCCGGCCGCCCGCCCGCGCCCTGCCTCTGCTGCTGCAGCGCGTCCACGCCGACCGCCGCATCGACCTGCCCCGCCTCGCCCTGCTGAGGCTGCTCCTCAACCGTTCCCACAACCCCCAGGACCACCTGATGCCCCAGCTCGACAAGGACAGCACCGACCCCGCCTACCGCTGGGGCCGCCTCTTCGCCGTCCTGGAAGCCGTGCAGTACGAGGCGCTCCCGGACATCAACACCACGCTGCGCGACAAGTTCTTCAGCGCCGCCTCCACCGCGCCCGCCAGCACCATGCCCCGGCTCTACAGGGACGCCAGAGCCCACCTCAAGCGCCTGCGCCGGGACAAGCCCGCCGCCGCCCACGCCCTGGAAGCCCGGCTGGACGAGATCTACGAGAAGGTCTGCGACGACCTTCCCGGCCACCTCGACGACGTCCAGCAGGGCCGCTTCATCATCGGCTACTCCCACCAGCGCGCCGAGGACCGGGCCCGACGCCGGGCCGCCAAGGAGGCCAAGGAGAAGGCCCAGCGAGAGGCGAAGACGGCCGACGTGCCCGCCCAGGCCGACGCCCCGCAGCTGTCCGCCAGCTGA